In Calothrix sp. PCC 7507, one DNA window encodes the following:
- a CDS encoding DUF4114 domain-containing protein: MMINGTPNQDELYANKNDQVFGFEGDDILDASNGQGNNLLDGGAGNDQLFANNYDTLIGGVGEDSLFALGSSGFNKLEGGEDNDRLFIVEGGNNTLDGGSGSDRLTVSGGTGYNTLLGGVGSDFLDVSSGTGNNSLDGGDGDDVLIGGLASDRLFGGAGDDLLFAGKKGSQLTGGTGRDSFYITSAAVPEVPPEVLDFTKGDDKVLVAGIPEVKAFSDLKLEQTGLDTTVKANINGTLKELGILRNVQANTLTPDDFGFDSINAIFSINSASAVEGNAIAFTITRTGDTQTNQSVSVSTFIVAGDTASNNDFAAKAETITFKQGETQKTFTVQTTADAIVEDNETFSVNLSNPTNGSTIGTNGGTAKGTIINVGGNSSAGVTITESNGNTKVTEGGANDDYLIVLASQPTADVTIAVNSGKQITTNTKTLTFTTQNWNVAQKVTVAAVDDAVVEGNHSDIIQHTATSSDTKYNGIKINAVNVSITDNDIPLAKSADNDVFTIKGDSNKAQLQVTLTGGSSSLVNELGLFTVDDTKGTINGIAPGATGYAQAALDRAKVIFSTLANVPNGFNANNLNSLLELNSGDNLRFLLVKNSSFDSVRAGATPIADILFADPATQKITDLGNNGFSLAWKTTSSGDFQDLVVNIKQTNNSLPLGTNLQGKAQGEVIDLRNVTQQVKAEFVVNREAAFNNFVGFYQVVDENGGIDTNGDGKADILAGQAGYTQAAVRGRVAGIDLIVNNQGSASYTGIFKPGAIFAPFLIVDGRADAILDTNPNNDPSVYFPYLGANADTSDHIRLFGNNIFGFEDLPNGGDKDFNDVIVKVNLSIA, encoded by the coding sequence ATGATGATTAATGGAACTCCAAATCAGGATGAATTGTACGCGAATAAGAATGACCAAGTTTTTGGTTTTGAGGGAGATGACATCTTAGATGCTAGCAATGGCCAAGGAAATAATTTGCTTGATGGTGGTGCTGGTAATGATCAGCTTTTCGCTAACAATTACGATACTTTAATCGGCGGTGTTGGCGAAGATAGTTTATTTGCTTTAGGTAGTTCGGGTTTTAACAAACTGGAAGGGGGAGAAGATAACGATCGCCTGTTCATCGTCGAAGGTGGTAACAACACACTCGATGGCGGTTCTGGAAGCGATCGCCTAACTGTTTCCGGGGGAACTGGTTATAACACTCTCTTAGGTGGAGTTGGTAGCGATTTCCTCGATGTCTCCAGTGGTACGGGGAACAACAGCCTGGATGGTGGTGATGGCGACGATGTTTTAATTGGTGGATTAGCCAGCGATCGCCTTTTCGGTGGTGCTGGTGATGACTTACTTTTTGCTGGTAAAAAAGGTAGCCAACTTACAGGTGGTACTGGTAGAGACAGCTTTTATATCACTAGTGCAGCGGTTCCGGAAGTACCTCCAGAGGTATTAGATTTTACAAAGGGTGATGATAAAGTTTTAGTGGCTGGGATACCGGAAGTTAAGGCTTTTAGCGATCTCAAACTAGAACAAACGGGATTAGATACAACAGTCAAAGCCAATATTAACGGTACTCTCAAAGAGTTGGGCATATTAAGAAATGTCCAAGCCAATACTCTCACACCAGATGACTTTGGCTTTGATTCGATCAATGCGATTTTCTCGATTAACAGCGCCTCAGCAGTCGAAGGAAATGCGATCGCTTTCACCATCACCCGCACGGGAGATACTCAAACTAATCAGAGTGTCTCTGTATCTACATTTATAGTTGCAGGTGATACAGCTAGTAATAATGACTTTGCAGCTAAAGCTGAAACTATCACCTTTAAACAGGGAGAAACTCAGAAAACTTTTACAGTTCAGACAACTGCTGACGCCATAGTTGAGGACAATGAAACCTTCAGCGTCAATTTAAGCAATCCCACAAATGGGTCAACCATCGGTACTAATGGTGGCACAGCCAAGGGTACTATTATCAATGTAGGTGGTAACTCTAGCGCCGGCGTCACCATCACTGAAAGTAATGGTAATACCAAAGTCACTGAAGGCGGCGCAAACGATGACTACTTAATTGTACTTGCTAGCCAGCCTACTGCTGATGTCACCATTGCCGTCAATAGCGGTAAGCAAATCACAACCAATACTAAAACTCTCACCTTCACCACTCAGAACTGGAATGTAGCGCAAAAAGTGACAGTAGCTGCAGTAGATGATGCGGTAGTTGAAGGCAACCACAGCGACATTATCCAACATACAGCCACAAGTAGCGACACCAAATATAACGGGATTAAAATCAATGCTGTTAACGTCAGCATCACTGACAATGATATCCCACTAGCCAAAAGCGCTGATAATGATGTCTTCACTATCAAAGGCGACAGTAATAAAGCTCAATTGCAAGTCACGCTCACAGGCGGTAGTTCTAGTCTAGTGAACGAATTAGGACTATTTACTGTTGATGATACTAAAGGTACAATCAATGGGATTGCTCCTGGCGCAACAGGTTATGCTCAGGCGGCTTTAGATAGAGCCAAAGTCATTTTCTCCACACTGGCGAATGTCCCTAACGGGTTCAATGCCAACAATCTTAATAGTCTACTGGAGTTGAATTCGGGTGATAACTTGAGATTTTTATTGGTGAAAAATAGTAGTTTTGATAGTGTTCGGGCAGGAGCTACCCCCATTGCAGATATACTATTTGCTGACCCTGCAACACAAAAGATTACAGACTTGGGAAATAATGGATTTTCCTTGGCTTGGAAGACTACTTCTAGCGGAGACTTTCAGGATTTAGTAGTCAATATCAAGCAGACAAACAACTCCTTACCCTTAGGTACAAATCTGCAAGGGAAAGCGCAAGGCGAAGTGATTGACTTGCGGAATGTCACACAACAGGTAAAAGCTGAGTTTGTTGTGAATAGAGAAGCAGCTTTTAATAACTTTGTCGGCTTTTATCAGGTTGTTGATGAGAATGGCGGTATTGATACTAATGGCGATGGTAAGGCTGATATACTTGCTGGACAGGCTGGTTACACACAAGCTGCAGTGCGTGGAAGGGTTGCAGGAATTGACTTAATTGTCAATAACCAAGGTTCAGCCTCTTATACTGGCATTTTTAAACCTGGTGCCATTTTTGCACCATTTTTGATTGTCGATGGCAGAGCGGATGCGATTCTTGATACCAATCCCAATAACGATCCGAGTGTTTATTTCCCATACTTAGGCGCTAATGCAGATACATCAGATCATATTCGGTTGTTTGGGAATAATATCTTTGGCTTTGAAGATTTGCCCAATGGTGGGGACAAAGATTTCAACGATGTCATTGTCAAAGTCAATCTGAGCATTGCTTAG
- a CDS encoding TIGR02466 family protein, translated as MGSKTDWFPTPIWHFSVDNYESLNAKLLHLIQVERSQDEQGVNMSNILGWHSVDNLHRRDDFQDLMKIIMDNVLEVANFLKWDLDKVFLNINNCWAIVNGKFASNSVHDHPNSLLSGVYYVKSPQDCGGLFFRDPRVGAHRLLPPYLEFTSWTVPSVTYKSVEGTMIIFPSWLMHGVEPNLSDEERVSISFNIGVKPRQ; from the coding sequence ATGGGTTCTAAAACAGATTGGTTTCCTACTCCTATATGGCATTTTTCTGTTGATAATTATGAGTCGCTGAATGCAAAATTGCTACACTTAATCCAGGTTGAACGCTCTCAGGATGAACAGGGTGTGAATATGTCTAATATTCTGGGTTGGCATAGTGTAGATAATCTGCATCGGCGGGATGATTTTCAAGATTTGATGAAAATCATTATGGATAATGTTTTGGAGGTGGCTAATTTTCTGAAGTGGGATTTGGATAAAGTATTTTTAAATATTAATAATTGTTGGGCAATCGTGAATGGTAAGTTTGCTTCTAATTCGGTTCACGATCACCCCAACTCGTTATTAAGTGGTGTTTATTATGTGAAATCGCCTCAAGATTGTGGAGGATTATTTTTTCGTGACCCCAGAGTTGGCGCTCATCGGCTTTTGCCGCCTTATTTAGAATTTACGTCTTGGACGGTGCCAAGTGTGACTTATAAGTCTGTTGAGGGGACTATGATTATTTTTCCCAGTTGGCTGATGCATGGTGTGGAACCTAATTTGAGTGATGAAGAAAGGGTCAGCATTAGTTTTAATATTGGTGTGAAGCCAAGACAATAG
- a CDS encoding SdiA-regulated domain-containing protein, translating into MAFNNVDLSTYVRVGRYDLPEPTRTTPPTNSLLAQEVSAVTYNWDTDTLFVVGDGSTSIVQVTKTGQLINSMTLAPGSSPQGTDFYDTEGLTYVGGGKFVLVEERDRQASLFTYAAGTTLTKSNVQTVKLGTTVGNIGIEGISYDPQTSGFVAVKEVTPEGIFQTGINFAAGTATNGSPTTENSTNLFDPALANLLDFADVYALSNLSSLNGQADSSHLLVLSQESGKIVNIDRTGKIYSSLTIASDPGNPLSVPDQQHEGLTMDNNGYLYVTSENGGGDINHPQLWVYAPSAVTATNQAPTAVVLNNKVNAIAENTSTASRIKVADIAITDDALGTNTLSLSGTDASFFEISGSALYLKAGTTLSTTKTSYGVTVNVDDTTVGSTPDATTTFTLAIAKALAPSTLIISEVTPWSSGNSPYAADWFEVTNTGTSAVDITGWKVDDNSNTFASAIALNGVNSIAPGQSVIFIEGDAATASAFKSAWFGNNVPSGFTIGTYSGAGIGLSTGGDEVNLFDAIGNRITGVSFGTSTTGFTFNNAAGLGSATLPLPTISTLSVAGVNGAFLASDGVETGSPGKIFKESIGFSGVAAGDATSSDAILWTRTYNPVTQKGDYTNLIAQVSTDANFGKIAFSYNVPARTDGLDHDGTAKVDATGLQSGTKYYYRFVTATGDVSPVGTFKTAPDTTASVPVRFAFSGDADGLMRPYPSTQNFSSLNLDFFVFLGDTIYETASTGSPAAADAAVNPTQALIDYHRKYLENIQPVSKGGFASLETLFTSQGNYTVLDNHELGNKQLINGGAPISLATASGNGSSNIADDVNKTGTFINDTVGFKILEQAYSDYQPIKEKIISAPNDPRTDGTQQLYNAQQWGQNVIYVNTDTRSYRDVRLKTAAGADDTGPRADNPDRTMLGKTQLAWLKQTLLDAQNNGTTWKFVSVSDPIDQIGAIGSGADGGKSWIGGYRAERNDLLKFIADNDIRNVVFLATDDHQNRINELTYFDNINDPTSVKVLPYALSIVDGPLGATGPDAITDHSFSNIKSLADKLVTSQIAANVNPVGLDPKYPGLKNVVREGDANADTLRQPIDFYSPDTYNYTVFDISADGKTLNVNVQGINSYAVNTFPEPSAANPVRSILSFSLDAAPPIIKFGSTSDDNLLTVAPNQTFFSGDRADTIESKGNNTIITGSSDDTVFVGSNSDVSTGDGNDQVLVGVNGPASNTSVDGGAGNDDLTIVEANGINNIFGAVGSDTLQVVEGSRQNLFGGSGNDTLISSGSNNRLYGGSGDDKLFSNTNDYLSGGDGDDVLFAGKAGGNRLTGGAGIDQFWVANGSLPTAKNIVTDFTLGTDVIGLGGISGVSKFSDLTLLQQGGDTLLKIGNTEVASLLGITSSSLIASNFAFSASLIG; encoded by the coding sequence ATGGCTTTCAATAATGTTGATCTGTCTACCTATGTCAGGGTTGGCCGGTACGACCTACCCGAACCTACGCGTACTACTCCGCCTACCAACAGCCTGCTAGCGCAGGAAGTCTCGGCTGTCACCTACAACTGGGACACTGACACGCTGTTCGTTGTCGGTGATGGCAGCACATCGATTGTTCAAGTAACCAAGACTGGGCAGTTGATCAACTCTATGACGTTGGCACCTGGTAGTAGTCCACAAGGCACTGACTTCTATGATACGGAAGGACTTACCTATGTTGGTGGTGGTAAGTTCGTCTTGGTCGAGGAGCGAGACAGACAGGCCAGTTTGTTCACCTATGCCGCTGGCACAACGCTAACCAAAAGCAATGTACAAACTGTAAAACTCGGTACGACAGTCGGCAATATCGGGATTGAAGGTATCTCCTATGACCCGCAGACAAGCGGATTCGTCGCCGTCAAAGAGGTTACACCAGAAGGAATATTTCAAACGGGCATCAATTTTGCGGCGGGGACTGCGACCAACGGTTCACCCACTACAGAAAACTCGACTAACCTTTTCGATCCGGCATTGGCAAATCTTTTAGACTTCGCGGACGTTTACGCATTATCGAATCTATCGTCTTTGAATGGGCAAGCCGATTCTAGCCACCTGCTGGTGTTGAGCCAAGAATCAGGCAAGATCGTCAACATCGATCGCACTGGCAAGATTTACAGTTCACTAACCATCGCCTCTGATCCAGGTAATCCGTTGTCTGTTCCAGACCAGCAACATGAAGGTCTGACGATGGATAACAATGGTTATCTGTATGTCACCAGCGAGAATGGCGGTGGTGACATCAATCACCCGCAACTCTGGGTATACGCACCGTCGGCAGTTACAGCAACCAATCAAGCACCTACGGCTGTAGTGCTGAATAATAAAGTCAATGCGATCGCTGAAAACACCAGCACCGCCAGCCGGATTAAAGTGGCAGACATTGCCATCACCGATGATGCGCTGGGGACAAATACCCTCAGCTTGAGTGGGACAGATGCTAGCTTCTTTGAAATTTCGGGCAGTGCATTATACCTCAAGGCTGGAACCACTCTTTCCACAACCAAGACCAGCTATGGCGTTACCGTCAATGTAGACGATACAACCGTTGGCAGCACCCCGGACGCAACCACGACTTTTACATTAGCGATCGCCAAAGCCCTAGCCCCCTCCACTCTGATCATCTCTGAGGTGACACCCTGGAGCAGCGGCAATAGCCCCTATGCTGCCGACTGGTTTGAGGTGACAAATACTGGCACGAGTGCCGTAGACATCACTGGCTGGAAGGTAGACGACAACTCTAACACCTTTGCATCAGCGATCGCCCTCAACGGTGTTAACAGCATTGCTCCAGGGCAATCGGTCATCTTCATCGAGGGTGATGCCGCCACCGCTAGCGCCTTCAAGAGTGCATGGTTCGGTAACAATGTTCCCAGCGGCTTTACTATCGGTACTTATAGTGGCGCTGGCATCGGTCTAAGCACCGGTGGTGATGAGGTGAATCTCTTCGATGCGATCGGTAATCGGATTACTGGTGTTAGCTTCGGTACATCTACCACTGGCTTCACGTTCAATAACGCCGCAGGTTTAGGCAGCGCCACGCTACCGCTGCCGACTATATCGACCTTGAGTGTCGCTGGGGTTAACGGTGCCTTCCTGGCGTCCGATGGTGTAGAAACCGGCTCTCCAGGCAAGATTTTTAAAGAATCTATAGGCTTCTCTGGGGTGGCTGCAGGTGATGCAACGTCAAGTGACGCGATTCTCTGGACTCGCACCTACAATCCTGTCACCCAGAAGGGCGACTATACAAACCTGATTGCCCAGGTTTCTACTGATGCCAACTTTGGTAAGATTGCCTTTTCATACAACGTCCCTGCTAGAACTGACGGTCTTGATCACGATGGCACAGCGAAAGTGGATGCCACAGGTTTGCAGAGTGGTACTAAATACTACTATCGTTTCGTGACTGCGACAGGTGATGTTAGTCCAGTTGGTACATTCAAAACCGCGCCAGATACTACTGCTAGTGTTCCCGTGCGTTTTGCTTTTAGTGGTGATGCTGATGGTTTGATGCGACCTTATCCATCTACCCAAAACTTTAGCAGCCTGAATTTAGATTTCTTTGTGTTCTTGGGAGACACAATTTACGAGACTGCAAGTACTGGATCTCCCGCGGCGGCTGATGCTGCCGTCAATCCTACCCAAGCTTTAATCGATTACCATCGCAAATATCTAGAAAATATTCAACCTGTTTCCAAGGGTGGCTTTGCTAGTTTGGAAACATTGTTTACTTCTCAAGGTAACTATACTGTCCTAGATAACCACGAACTAGGGAATAAACAGCTGATCAATGGTGGCGCACCCATTAGTTTAGCGACTGCTTCCGGTAATGGTTCCAGCAATATCGCAGATGACGTAAATAAAACTGGTACGTTTATCAACGACACTGTGGGATTTAAAATTCTCGAGCAGGCTTATTCCGACTACCAGCCGATTAAAGAAAAAATTATTTCTGCTCCTAACGATCCTCGCACCGATGGGACTCAGCAGCTTTACAATGCCCAGCAGTGGGGTCAGAATGTCATTTATGTGAACACAGACACGCGCTCTTACCGCGATGTGCGATTGAAGACTGCGGCGGGAGCAGATGACACTGGACCTCGTGCAGACAATCCCGATCGCACTATGCTGGGTAAAACCCAACTGGCTTGGCTAAAGCAAACTCTGTTGGATGCTCAAAACAACGGTACAACTTGGAAGTTTGTCAGCGTATCTGATCCTATAGATCAAATTGGGGCGATCGGTTCTGGCGCTGATGGTGGTAAGTCATGGATTGGTGGCTATCGCGCAGAACGCAATGACTTACTGAAATTTATTGCTGATAATGACATCAGAAATGTCGTCTTTTTGGCTACCGATGACCACCAAAATCGGATCAACGAGTTAACCTACTTCGATAATATTAACGATCCCACCAGTGTTAAGGTTTTACCTTATGCTTTGTCGATCGTTGATGGCCCCTTAGGTGCTACTGGCCCGGATGCCATTACTGACCACAGTTTCAGCAACATCAAGTCTTTAGCCGATAAACTTGTAACAAGTCAAATAGCTGCTAATGTCAACCCCGTCGGTTTAGATCCTAAATACCCAGGACTCAAAAATGTTGTGCGTGAAGGCGATGCCAATGCTGACACTCTGCGACAACCGATTGATTTTTACTCTCCTGATACCTATAATTACACCGTTTTTGATATTTCTGCTGATGGAAAAACCCTGAATGTCAATGTGCAAGGAATTAATTCCTATGCAGTCAATACATTTCCAGAACCATCAGCAGCGAATCCAGTGCGATCAATTCTCAGTTTTAGTCTTGATGCTGCACCACCAATAATTAAATTTGGTAGCACTAGTGACGACAACTTACTCACAGTTGCACCTAATCAAACCTTCTTTAGTGGCGATCGCGCAGACACCATAGAGTCCAAAGGAAATAACACTATCATTACTGGCAGTAGTGATGACACAGTGTTTGTTGGTAGCAACTCTGATGTCTCTACAGGCGATGGTAACGATCAAGTTTTAGTGGGTGTCAACGGCCCTGCTAGCAATACCAGCGTTGATGGTGGTGCAGGTAATGATGACCTCACTATAGTAGAAGCCAATGGGATTAACAATATCTTTGGTGCTGTAGGTAGCGACACTCTCCAAGTAGTGGAAGGTTCTCGTCAAAACTTGTTCGGTGGTTCAGGTAACGACACCTTAATTAGTAGCGGTAGCAATAACCGTCTCTATGGCGGTTCTGGAGATGACAAACTCTTCTCTAATACCAATGACTACCTATCTGGTGGCGATGGTGATGATGTGCTATTTGCTGGTAAAGCCGGTGGTAATCGCTTGACTGGTGGTGCTGGTATTGACCAGTTCTGGGTTGCAAATGGTAGTTTACCAACTGCTAAGAATATTGTCACCGATTTTACTTTAGGAACTGATGTGATTGGTCTTGGTGGGATTTCTGGCGTGAGTAAGTTCAGTGATTTAACTCTGTTGCAGCAAGGTGGTGATACTTTGCTGAAGATTGGAAATACTGAAGTTGCTTCTTTATTAGGAATTACATCATCTAGTTTGATAGCAAGTAATTTTGCTTTCTCGGCTAGTTTGATTGGTTAG